In Bacteroidales bacterium, one DNA window encodes the following:
- a CDS encoding family 20 glycosylhydrolase, with protein MKNTLRLFFYCYLITSFITCKNHQQNFQTSIIPQPVEIRFNKGTFNFNQDTKLICEDKSLDFSAQYAAALWEPIHGYKPDVEQKIGSESKNSIAFRLLENPEMEIGNEGYILEINSEKAVLSANTPAGILYGIQTITQLMDSENIRVLPSCFIKDYPRFAWRGLHLDVSRHFMPLEFMYKLMDYMAMHKLNVFHWHLVDDQGWRLEIKKYPKLTGVGAWRVDMLHLHWNERPLINDTENASYGGFYTQDEIRALVAYADERNITVVPEIEMPAHVMSALAAYPELSCTGENLGVPPGGVWPITHIYCAGKDETFTFLENVLLEVMDLFPSEYIHIGGDEADKTNWRSCTKCQARIKNENLADEDGLQSYFIQRIERFLNEHGRKIIGWDEILEGGLAPNASVMSWRGEQGGIEAAKMGHHVVMTPGSHCYFDHYQGDPAIEPLAIGGNTTLKKVYNYEPIPTELTAEEAKLVLGAQANVWTEYMPTKAHVEYMVFPRLAAMAEVVWSPKETRNWADFSRRMEHQYRRYKRLGINYSQSAFQVSVKPEVNPTNRSLVLSLITEVNDSKIRYTLDGSIPGSNSPMYKRPVEINESATLKVAVFLNGISTNQILERSFDLHKAFATEVELQYPTSTKYDGTGAYSLVDGISGSKHFNDGFWKGFLGDDMIATIRFQKLTDISSIEVDALQNYASWIFLPEKVVFEVSEDGSSFRKLDEIATDIPQDEKGKLIKHYKTTQSAENITAIRVSMKNPGTCPPGHSGEGQKSWLFVSEIIVR; from the coding sequence ATGAAAAATACACTCCGGCTTTTTTTCTATTGCTATTTGATCACATCCTTTATTACTTGCAAAAATCATCAACAAAATTTCCAAACCAGCATCATTCCTCAGCCTGTTGAAATCCGTTTCAATAAAGGAACCTTTAATTTTAATCAGGACACTAAACTGATCTGTGAGGATAAAAGCCTGGATTTTTCAGCACAGTATGCAGCAGCATTATGGGAACCTATTCATGGATACAAGCCTGATGTTGAACAAAAAATCGGATCAGAGAGCAAGAATTCCATCGCTTTTAGACTTTTAGAGAACCCGGAAATGGAAATTGGAAATGAAGGTTACATCCTGGAAATAAATTCGGAAAAAGCAGTCCTGTCAGCCAATACACCTGCAGGAATTCTTTATGGCATTCAAACCATCACCCAACTGATGGATTCAGAAAACATTCGTGTTTTGCCTTCGTGCTTTATCAAAGATTATCCGCGTTTTGCCTGGCGTGGACTGCATCTGGATGTTTCCCGCCATTTCATGCCGCTTGAGTTCATGTATAAATTGATGGACTACATGGCCATGCACAAACTCAATGTGTTTCACTGGCATCTGGTTGACGATCAGGGCTGGCGGCTCGAAATTAAAAAATATCCAAAACTTACCGGAGTGGGCGCCTGGCGGGTGGATATGTTGCACCTGCATTGGAATGAAAGGCCATTGATCAACGACACTGAAAATGCAAGTTATGGTGGGTTTTACACACAGGATGAAATCAGGGCGCTGGTAGCTTATGCTGATGAACGCAACATTACCGTTGTGCCTGAAATTGAGATGCCCGCCCATGTAATGTCAGCCCTCGCAGCCTATCCTGAACTTTCCTGTACCGGCGAGAATCTCGGTGTTCCTCCGGGTGGTGTCTGGCCCATCACACATATTTATTGCGCCGGCAAAGATGAAACTTTCACGTTTCTCGAGAATGTACTTCTGGAGGTCATGGACTTGTTTCCATCAGAATACATTCATATTGGTGGCGATGAAGCCGACAAAACAAACTGGCGCTCCTGCACGAAATGCCAGGCAAGGATCAAGAATGAAAACCTTGCTGATGAAGATGGCCTGCAAAGCTATTTCATTCAGAGAATTGAACGCTTCCTGAACGAACACGGCCGCAAGATCATCGGCTGGGATGAGATTCTCGAAGGCGGATTGGCTCCCAATGCAAGCGTTATGTCATGGCGTGGCGAGCAGGGTGGCATTGAAGCGGCCAAAATGGGCCATCATGTTGTTATGACACCTGGCAGCCATTGTTACTTCGATCATTACCAGGGAGATCCGGCTATTGAACCACTGGCAATTGGCGGCAATACAACCCTGAAAAAGGTTTATAATTACGAACCCATCCCCACTGAACTTACTGCTGAGGAAGCCAAACTGGTTCTTGGCGCCCAGGCAAATGTGTGGACTGAGTACATGCCAACAAAGGCCCATGTTGAATACATGGTTTTTCCGCGGCTCGCGGCGATGGCAGAAGTGGTCTGGTCGCCTAAAGAAACCCGAAACTGGGCAGATTTTTCCCGGAGAATGGAACACCAATACAGGCGTTACAAACGACTCGGCATCAATTACTCGCAAAGCGCTTTCCAGGTAAGCGTTAAACCTGAAGTTAATCCTACTAATCGCAGCCTGGTTCTCAGCTTAATTACTGAAGTTAATGATTCCAAAATTCGGTACACACTTGATGGCAGTATTCCCGGATCTAATTCACCAATGTATAAACGCCCGGTAGAGATAAATGAGAGCGCTACCCTGAAAGTAGCAGTTTTTCTAAATGGTATAAGTACAAATCAGATCCTGGAACGCTCATTTGACTTGCATAAAGCTTTCGCCACTGAAGTAGAACTACAATATCCCACCAGTACAAAATACGACGGCACAGGAGCATACAGCCTGGTTGATGGAATAAGTGGTAGCAAGCATTTTAATGATGGTTTCTGGAAAGGTTTCCTGGGAGATGATATGATCGCTACAATCCGATTTCAGAAGCTCACAGACATATCTTCCATTGAAGTGGACGCCCTGCAAAACTATGCTTCCTGGATATTTTTGCCTGAGAAAGTTGTTTTTGAAGTGTCAGAAGATGGCAGCAGCTTTCGTAAGCTGGATGAGATTGCTACTGATATCCCACAAGATGAAAAAGGTAAACTGATCAAGCATTATAAAACCACCCAATCCGCCGAAAATATCACAGCTATCCGCGTCAGCATGAAAAACCCCGGTACCTGTCCACCCGGCCACAGCGGCGAAGGTCAGAAATCGTGGTTGTTTGTGAGTGAAATAATTGTGAGGTAA
- a CDS encoding alpha-L-fucosidase — translation MKSLTSACLSGILFLLAFSVYSQSGQTEAQNTVSWESLRSRPYPKWFKDAKLGVFIHWGVYSVPSYGGPESYAEWYLRGLQAGAQNRIDFMKNNFGEDFAYEDFAPLWKAELFDPNEWAEIFEKAGAKYIILVSKHHDGFCLWPSKYAPGWNSVDVGPKRDIVGELAEAVRAKDIRLGLYYSLAEWNHRLHRWYTDPHDSIHTYVEQHMIPQFKELVGTYKPDLLFTDGEWFNTAEDWHARELIAWYYDLVGNDAIVNDRWGHGSDIGFITPEYSSGGIETDRPWAEVRGLGRSFGLNRNEKLNAFKTPAELIHLFVRTVAYGGGLTINVGPAADGKIPLLQQERIEKLGEWIRINEEAIYGSEKWIRSGEEKEVRLEQIDPQINFNLVRNSPGYPVVEDHFTATWTGYIAADFSEEYLFSALIDDGMKLYIDERLVMDMWEPESEGTDSEAMREEINDSASGKIRLDKGRKYSIRVEYYESIQNAHITLFWESPSQEREVVPQKNLFTSTEIKQGNGLNATYKSMRQHIAYTTNHGNLYVICFEWPEQELALPIPEPAPGTAISLLGRPGNLPWKYENGLLLIDTSQVLYSEMPGHEAWTFRIENYR, via the coding sequence ATGAAATCATTAACAAGCGCTTGCCTTTCGGGAATTTTATTTCTACTGGCTTTTTCGGTTTATTCGCAAAGCGGTCAGACTGAGGCTCAAAATACCGTTTCCTGGGAATCCCTCCGTTCCCGACCTTATCCGAAATGGTTTAAGGATGCAAAGTTGGGCGTTTTTATTCACTGGGGTGTTTACTCGGTGCCATCTTATGGTGGCCCTGAATCTTACGCCGAATGGTATTTGCGGGGTTTGCAGGCCGGCGCTCAGAACCGGATAGATTTCATGAAAAACAATTTCGGTGAAGATTTTGCCTACGAAGATTTTGCCCCGCTCTGGAAAGCCGAGTTGTTCGACCCAAACGAATGGGCAGAAATTTTTGAAAAAGCCGGAGCAAAATACATCATCCTGGTTTCAAAACATCACGACGGCTTTTGCCTTTGGCCGAGCAAGTATGCCCCTGGCTGGAACAGTGTTGATGTGGGACCCAAACGCGATATCGTTGGCGAACTGGCTGAAGCAGTGCGGGCAAAGGATATTCGCCTTGGCCTCTATTATTCCCTGGCCGAATGGAACCATCGCCTGCACCGCTGGTACACCGATCCGCATGATTCCATTCACACCTACGTGGAGCAGCATATGATCCCGCAATTCAAAGAGCTGGTTGGAACCTACAAACCCGATTTGCTGTTTACTGACGGAGAATGGTTCAACACAGCCGAAGACTGGCATGCCCGCGAACTGATTGCGTGGTATTATGACCTGGTAGGCAACGACGCAATTGTCAACGATCGATGGGGCCATGGCAGTGATATTGGCTTCATCACACCTGAATACAGTTCGGGTGGCATTGAAACCGACCGTCCCTGGGCTGAAGTGCGCGGGCTTGGCCGCTCTTTTGGCCTGAACCGCAACGAAAAGCTGAATGCTTTTAAAACTCCGGCTGAATTAATCCATCTTTTCGTGCGAACCGTAGCATATGGCGGCGGCCTCACCATCAATGTTGGCCCGGCTGCAGATGGCAAGATACCGCTGTTGCAGCAGGAAAGAATTGAAAAGCTGGGCGAGTGGATACGTATCAATGAAGAAGCCATTTATGGTTCGGAAAAATGGATAAGAAGCGGGGAAGAGAAAGAAGTAAGGCTGGAGCAGATTGACCCACAGATAAATTTTAATTTGGTACGCAATTCTCCGGGTTATCCTGTTGTTGAAGACCATTTCACTGCCACCTGGACAGGATATATCGCTGCAGATTTCAGCGAGGAATACCTATTCTCCGCCCTTATTGACGATGGCATGAAACTGTATATTGATGAACGCCTGGTAATGGATATGTGGGAACCCGAATCTGAAGGTACGGATTCGGAAGCAATGCGTGAGGAAATCAATGATTCGGCGTCGGGAAAGATCAGGCTGGATAAAGGCAGGAAATATTCCATCAGGGTAGAATATTACGAATCCATTCAGAATGCGCATATCACATTGTTCTGGGAAAGTCCTTCACAGGAGCGGGAAGTGGTTCCGCAGAAAAACCTTTTTACTTCTACAGAAATAAAACAAGGCAATGGTCTGAACGCCACTTACAAATCCATGCGCCAGCATATTGCTTACACCACCAATCACGGCAACTTATATGTTATTTGCTTTGAGTGGCCAGAGCAGGAACTTGCATTGCCCATTCCGGAACCGGCCCCCGGAACTGCTATCAGCCTGCTTGGCAGGCCCGGAAACCTGCCCTGGAAATATGAAAACGGCCTGTTGCTGATTGACACCAGCCAGGTACTCTATAGCGAAATGCCCGGCCATGAGGCATGGACGTTCAGAATTGAAAATTACAGGTAA